In one candidate division KSB1 bacterium genomic region, the following are encoded:
- a CDS encoding endonuclease/exonuclease/phosphatase family protein, with translation MFILILIIFTLIVGCENLALLGPEEANRAFYRNINLSNQGKEKSFYTFLTYNIHMGFNAGQDFQDPDVIGATQKHLLRLVESIQSVDADFVALQEVADDRSNTEIKNQLKFLAKKLNMNYAYGVDGAGKPTKNRIRNLFATGGEGNAILSKYEITDVENAILIHRMGKLQAGGIKVDIKISDSTSITIVNAHLTPSPDSLEVNLQIENVLEFANNQTFPTVIMGDFNKLPNSIYIKRITERFLDTCDQVQNENSDLVKSYGTFLGCFFACRIDYVFTQPDIFHVIDVGLLAQEFWGLSDHVGYYAQIQF, from the coding sequence ATGTTTATTTTAATATTGATCATATTTACTTTAATCGTGGGTTGTGAAAACCTGGCTCTGTTAGGCCCCGAAGAAGCAAATAGAGCCTTCTATCGAAATATTAATTTATCTAACCAGGGAAAAGAAAAATCATTCTATACATTTTTGACATATAACATTCATATGGGATTCAATGCAGGACAAGATTTCCAGGATCCTGATGTTATTGGTGCAACTCAGAAGCACCTTTTAAGACTGGTCGAGTCAATCCAATCGGTTGACGCAGATTTTGTTGCCCTTCAGGAAGTAGCCGATGACAGGAGTAACACAGAGATTAAAAATCAGTTAAAATTCCTGGCAAAAAAACTTAATATGAATTACGCTTATGGAGTGGATGGTGCAGGTAAACCGACAAAAAATCGTATCAGGAACTTGTTTGCAACCGGAGGAGAAGGCAATGCTATTTTATCTAAGTATGAAATAACCGATGTTGAAAACGCGATACTCATTCACAGAATGGGCAAATTGCAGGCAGGTGGCATTAAGGTAGATATTAAGATTTCTGATAGTACGTCTATCACGATTGTAAATGCGCACTTGACGCCGTCCCCTGACTCTTTAGAAGTGAACCTTCAAATAGAGAATGTTTTAGAATTTGCAAACAACCAAACATTTCCAACAGTTATCATGGGTGATTTTAATAAGTTACCGAATTCGATATATATAAAAAGAATCACAGAAAGATTTCTGGACACGTGCGATCAGGTTCAGAATGAAAACTCAGATCTTGTGAAGAGTTATGGAACATTTTTAGGTTGTTTTTTCGCTTGCAGGATTGACTATGTCTTCACTCAACCGGATATTTTTCATGTTATTGACGTTGGCTTGTTAGCCCAAGAGTTTTGGGGATTGTCTGATCATGTGGGATATTATGCTCAAATCCAATTCTGA
- a CDS encoding alanine racemase — protein sequence MSFRATCAEIDLSAIAHNLQEIKKKVAPAEIMAVIKADAYGHGLKEVARVALENDARYLGVARIEEGIQLRKYTTAPILVFGGFFENRIATCLEHDLELTLFDLERAVALSKKAQAFGNSAKVHIKVDTGMMRVGVHWQDSLDFTRRVSELRCVEIVGIYTHFASADAKDKSFAKTQLQRFQKVLTELEMRNIQIPLKHTANSGAILDLPESYFDMVRPGVSMYGYYPSSGTTESLTLQPAMSFKSQVVAVKQVESGAKISYDSTYETGKQTKIVTVPVGYADGYNRLLSNQGEVLIRGKRYPVAGQVCMDFIMVDIGLENDIQTGDEVVLLGSQGDEEISIYEICEKLNTIPYEFTCLISNRVPRVYKTN from the coding sequence ATGTCATTTAGAGCAACGTGCGCAGAAATTGACTTAAGTGCCATCGCGCATAATTTACAGGAAATTAAAAAGAAAGTTGCTCCCGCCGAAATTATGGCGGTTATAAAAGCCGATGCATATGGGCACGGATTGAAAGAAGTGGCGCGGGTTGCGTTAGAAAATGATGCTAGATATTTGGGTGTGGCGAGGATCGAGGAAGGCATCCAATTACGAAAATATACAACCGCTCCGATTTTGGTTTTCGGCGGATTTTTCGAAAACCGCATAGCAACCTGTTTAGAACATGATTTAGAACTCACTTTATTTGATTTGGAACGAGCAGTTGCTCTTTCTAAAAAAGCACAAGCATTTGGTAACTCCGCGAAGGTGCATATAAAAGTCGACACCGGAATGATGCGAGTTGGTGTTCATTGGCAGGATTCGCTAGATTTTACACGCAGGGTTTCGGAATTAAGGTGTGTGGAGATTGTAGGTATTTATACGCATTTTGCCTCCGCGGATGCAAAGGATAAATCGTTTGCGAAAACACAGTTGCAGCGATTTCAAAAGGTGTTGACAGAGCTGGAAATGAGAAATATTCAGATTCCGCTTAAACACACAGCTAACAGCGGCGCGATTTTAGATTTACCGGAGTCTTATTTTGATATGGTTCGGCCCGGAGTGAGTATGTACGGCTATTATCCGTCATCCGGAACCACGGAAAGCTTGACGCTGCAGCCGGCAATGTCTTTCAAGTCGCAGGTCGTCGCGGTTAAACAGGTCGAAAGTGGAGCAAAAATCAGTTATGACTCGACCTATGAAACAGGGAAGCAAACCAAAATCGTGACCGTTCCTGTGGGGTATGCCGACGGCTATAACCGATTGCTGTCAAATCAGGGTGAGGTGCTCATTCGAGGAAAAAGATATCCGGTAGCTGGGCAAGTTTGCATGGATTTCATAATGGTTGATATTGGATTGGAAAATGATATTCAGACCGGAGATGAAGTCGTGCTTCTTGGCTCTCAAGGAGATGAAGAAATCTCTATTTACGAAATCTGCGAAAAGTTGAATACCATTCCATATGAATTTACCTGTTTGATTTCGAATAGGGTGCCGCGGGTTTATAAAACAAATTGA
- a CDS encoding vitamin K epoxide reductase family protein, producing the protein MVNRISFILALLGVLLTVHLWIQKQRGFDQGCLGFSKPEIQQTVSSECQEVVESEAATFFGVDNIILGFLFYVSVGALCLGTVFGSGKNIARLQQTTLGLTGLGFVFTLYFIYVQIFVLKAFCVLCMTSAVLVIMLFGLQVFRIIKKIAPETLQEPEKVVRELGWFTLISFFAGALLLTDLIFVNKLGTASLLRPPHSNEIRQVANEVIAERIDEHFLTAMAPCSYDDSTPSIEKWQELISQTDPYIGNPESPVTLIMLFDPNCSHCRQLHPVLKKVAAKYRNKAKFYFKPFPIWNYSITQLEAIWLAADQRKYLEMIELQFRSQQSGGLSVAKLRELAASLKLDLQAFDEGLQNGKYRQKVLSDKERTNQFGINSAPKILLNGRLVGSKGQTITESCLSKLIEQELGQVNGNPGK; encoded by the coding sequence ATGGTAAATCGAATTTCTTTCATTCTGGCTTTATTGGGAGTTCTTCTCACCGTTCATCTCTGGATTCAGAAACAGCGTGGTTTTGACCAGGGTTGTCTGGGATTTTCCAAGCCAGAAATTCAGCAAACTGTGTCATCGGAATGCCAGGAAGTCGTTGAAAGCGAGGCCGCAACATTTTTTGGCGTAGACAATATTATCCTTGGCTTCCTTTTTTATGTTTCAGTAGGTGCACTTTGCCTTGGAACCGTTTTTGGCAGCGGCAAAAATATAGCGAGACTTCAGCAAACAACACTTGGTCTGACCGGACTCGGATTTGTTTTCACTCTGTATTTTATTTATGTACAAATTTTTGTTCTCAAAGCGTTTTGCGTGCTTTGTATGACCTCGGCTGTTTTGGTTATCATGCTTTTCGGACTACAGGTTTTTCGGATCATAAAAAAAATAGCCCCAGAGACTTTACAGGAACCCGAGAAAGTTGTCCGGGAGTTAGGGTGGTTTACGCTCATTTCTTTTTTTGCAGGCGCGCTCCTGCTGACTGATTTGATTTTTGTCAACAAGCTTGGTACGGCAAGCCTTTTAAGACCACCGCACTCAAACGAAATTCGCCAGGTAGCGAATGAAGTGATCGCTGAGAGAATTGATGAGCATTTCTTGACGGCGATGGCGCCCTGCTCATACGATGATTCGACACCGTCGATTGAAAAATGGCAGGAGTTGATTTCCCAAACCGATCCGTATATTGGAAATCCGGAATCTCCCGTGACCCTCATTATGCTTTTTGACCCCAACTGTTCACACTGCCGGCAGCTTCACCCGGTTTTAAAAAAGGTAGCAGCTAAATATCGGAACAAAGCGAAGTTCTATTTCAAACCATTCCCGATTTGGAACTATTCAATAACGCAACTCGAAGCCATCTGGCTGGCTGCGGATCAAAGGAAATATCTTGAAATGATCGAGCTGCAGTTTAGGTCGCAGCAATCAGGTGGTTTGTCTGTGGCTAAATTGCGGGAATTGGCAGCTTCCTTAAAGCTTGACCTGCAGGCTTTTGACGAGGGTTTGCAGAACGGAAAATATCGTCAAAAAGTTCTTTCAGATAAAGAACGAACCAATCAATTTGGGATAAACAGCGCGCCCAAAATTCTGCTAAACGGAAGACTCGTGGGTTCAAAAGGGCAGACGATCACTGAAAGTTGTCTTAGCAAATTGATTGAACAAGAGCTCGGTCAGGTAAATGGAAATCCGGGAAAATAA
- the prfB gene encoding peptide chain release factor 2 (programmed frameshift) yields the protein MYTELKEELEKLHERITSLKVYLDVPNREKSIADLEKITSAPGFWDNQEKAQEVMREISGHKEQVQQYKEVETKKADLEVLLDLANEEEDSETFKEVENDLNELKQTLDELEFQNMLGGKDDPSNALLTIHPGAGGTESQDWAQMLMRMYIRWIENKSFNYAVLDLQGGEEAGIKSVTIEVKGKYAYGYLKAEAGVHRLVRISPFDANSRRHTSFASVFVYPEIDDNVEIKVDPNDLRIDTYRASGAGGQHVNKTDSAVRITHIPTGIVAQCQNERSQHRNKETAMKILMAHLYQKKKEEENEKLSEIEKNKKDIAWGSQIRSYVFHPYNMVKDHRTSYETGNVQSVMDGNLDPFIHEFLMARDGTAKKQGKAAV from the exons ATGTATACTGAGTTGAAAGAAGAATTAGAAAAATTGCATGAGCGAATTACAAGTTTAAAGGTGTATCTT GACGTCCCTAACCGGGAAAAGTCGATTGCAGATCTTGAAAAGATAACCTCTGCGCCTGGTTTCTGGGACAATCAGGAAAAAGCTCAGGAGGTGATGCGTGAGATCAGCGGGCACAAAGAACAAGTTCAGCAATATAAAGAAGTAGAAACGAAAAAAGCTGATTTGGAGGTTTTGTTAGACCTCGCTAATGAAGAAGAAGACAGCGAGACATTCAAAGAAGTCGAAAATGATCTGAATGAGTTAAAGCAAACCCTTGATGAATTAGAATTTCAAAATATGTTAGGCGGCAAAGATGATCCGAGCAACGCTTTGCTGACCATTCATCCGGGGGCAGGCGGTACTGAATCGCAAGACTGGGCGCAAATGCTCATGCGCATGTACATTCGGTGGATTGAAAATAAGTCTTTTAATTATGCGGTCCTTGATTTGCAGGGAGGCGAGGAAGCCGGTATAAAAAGCGTCACAATAGAAGTTAAGGGAAAATATGCCTATGGATATTTGAAAGCCGAAGCCGGTGTCCATCGTCTGGTACGAATTTCTCCTTTTGACGCCAACTCCCGCCGGCACACCTCTTTTGCTTCGGTCTTTGTTTATCCCGAAATTGATGATAACGTTGAAATCAAAGTCGATCCAAACGATTTGAGAATCGATACCTATCGTGCGAGTGGGGCAGGAGGGCAGCATGTCAACAAGACCGACTCCGCGGTTCGCATCACCCACATCCCGACGGGAATTGTAGCACAATGTCAAAACGAGCGATCGCAGCACAGAAACAAAGAAACCGCAATGAAAATTTTGATGGCGCACCTTTATCAAAAAAAGAAGGAAGAAGAAAACGAGAAGCTTTCCGAGATCGAGAAGAACAAGAAAGACATCGCCTGGGGCAGCCAAATACGTTCTTACGTGTTTCATCCTTACAACATGGTCAAGGACCACCGCACGAGTTATGAAACGGGCAATGTTCAAAGTGTCATGGATGGTAATTTAGATCCGTTTATACACGAATTTTTGATGGCCAGGGACGGCACGGCGAAAAAGCAAGGTAAAGCAGCAGTTTAA